A single window of Salvia splendens isolate huo1 chromosome 6, SspV2, whole genome shotgun sequence DNA harbors:
- the LOC121807185 gene encoding tyrosine N-monooxygenase-like — MEITSFPAIAICILSLIIFKLIFIKKISTAPPLPPGPWGFPFVGCLPQMLINKPVSRWILNLMQQFNTEIACIKLGGVHVISVTSPELSREFLKKHDAFFASRPDVLVARLASDGYRGLILSPSGDQWMKMRRVMASEVLTAGVFRRLHTKRCEEADHLVRYVYNQWKNPEKNGLVNLRDTTQHYCGNMSRKMVFGERFFGPGMDDGGPGIEEREHVDGLFTILSCLYAFGVADFVPWLEVLDLDGHKRIVTNALKNVRKYQDPAIDKRMEMWNLGHKSEENDILDLLINLKNSENEPLLSVREIKALIFDIMIATVDNPSNAAEWAMVEMINQPDLLAKACEELDTVVGKNRLVQESDIPKLNYVKACLKESFRLHPLAPFNVPHISSKDTVVGGYLIPKKSYLVLSRPGLGRNPRIWDEPLKFKPERHIFDEQTQVVLADHDLRILSFSTGRRGCPGIMLGSTMSTILLARLIQGFSWRPPLGTNNIDLAESRDDGALAMPLIAHATPRLDPQIYFQHV, encoded by the exons atggAAATCACATCGTTCCCAGCAATAGCAATATGCATACTGTCACTAATCATCTTCAAACTCATCTTCATTAAGAAAATATCGACGGCGCCGCCACTTCCGCCGGGTCCGTGGGGCTTCCCTTTTGTCGGCTGCCTTCCGCAAATGCTGATAAACAAGCCTGTCTCCCGATGGATACTCAATCTCATGCAACAATTCAACACTGAGATCGCTTGCATCAAACTCGGCGGCGTCCACGTCATCTCCGTCACTTCTCCGGAACTCTCTAGAGAGTTCTTGAAGAAACACGACGCCTTCTTCGCCTCCCGGCCTGATGTCCTAGTTGCCCGCCTCGCCAGCGACGGGTATCGGGGGCTGATCCTCTCGCCCTCCGGTGATCAGTGGATGAAAATGAGGAGAGTTATGGCGTCAGAGGTGCTCACCGCGGGTGTGTTTCGGCGACTCCACACAAAGAGATGCGAAGAGGCCGACCACCTCGTGAGATATGTCTACAACCAGTGGAAGAATCCGGAGAAAAATGGTTTGGTGAACTTGAGAGATACAACCCAACATTACTGCGGCAACATGAGCAGGAAAATGGTGTTTGGTGAGAGGTTTTTCGGCCCGGGAATGGATGACGGGGGCCCGGGAATTGAAGAAAGGGAACACGTGGATGGATTGTTCACGATCCTTTCTTGTCTCTACGCGTTCGGGGTAGCTGATTTTGTACCGTGGTTGGAggttttggatttggatggacACAAAAGGATTGTGACGAATGCTCTTAAGAATGTAAGAAAATACCAAGATCCAGCAATCGATAAGAGAATGGAGATGTGGAATCTAGGTCATAAGAGTGAAGAAAATGATATTCTTGATCTTCTTATTAACCTCAAGAACTCAGAAAATGAACCTCTTTTGTCCGTTCGAGAGATCAAAGCACTAATCTTT GATATAATGATTGCGACGGTTGATAATCCATCAAATGCAGCTGAGTGGGCTATGGTGGAGATGATCAATCAACCAGACCTACTTGCTAAGGCATGTGAAGAATTGGACACTGTTGTTGGTAAGAATAGGCTAGTCCAAGAATCGGATATACCTAAACTAAATTATGTCAAAGCTTGTCTAAAAGAGTCATTTAGGCTACATCCGTTAGCACCATTTAATGTCCCTCACATTTCGAGCAAAGATACTGTTGTGGGTGGCTATTTGATCCCAAAGAAGAGCTATTTGGTCCTAAGTCGACCTGGCCTAGGTCGGAACCCAAGAATTTGGGATGAGCCTCTCAAGTTCAAACCCGAGCGGCACATTTTTGATGAACAAACACAAGTTGTGCTTGCTGATCACGACTTACGCATTTTATCATTTAGTACCGGAAGGCGCGGATGCCCCGGCATCATGCTTGGTTCTACTATGAGCACTATACTTCTAGCTAGACTCATTCAGGGTTTTAGCTGGAGGCCACCTCTCGGTACGAACAACATTGACTTGGCCGAGTCTAGAGATGACGGTGCATTAGCTATGCCCTTGATTGCTCATGCAACCCCTCGATTGGACCCGCAAATATATTTTCAACATGTGTAA